Genomic DNA from Paucilactobacillus hokkaidonensis JCM 18461:
ATTGGGTATTGTTTGTTTCGCTCTTCATAATATATGTGTCCTCCTTTTTATATCATATATGATATGCTAAGCCTCGGCAAATTAATTAGCAATATATATTTTCAATAAATACCACTTTTTTGTCTCTAATCGTTATAAAATTGTCGTACAACATCATATTTTATGATTGGAGATGAAGCTAATCTTTGATGCAACGCAACTTAATCAATTGTTTGGCAAAGAATTGCAGAACAAGCGAAAACTACATCGCTTATCTACCCATGAATTATCTGCACAACTGCAAAAGCATTACGATATTTCTGTCAGTGCAATGACCATTTCTCGAGTTGAGCGAGGAAGTGTAGTTTCATCGGACAAACTATTTGCCATCGCACGGTTTCTAGATATTAACTTGAATGAATTCATCAACTATCTTCCTTCTGCGGATGAAAAATTAAAATAATAAACATAAACACCAAAAGAGCAGCTCTAATTCAAGCTTGAATTAGAGCTGCTCTTTTGGTGTTCATGTTTATTGCTTATTTAAATTACTACTAAATCAAAATCTTACTTTTCTGAAATAGCAGCAATCCCAGGTAATGTCTTTCCTTCAAGATATTCAAGAGAAGCGCCACCACCGGTTGAAATATGAGTCAAACGATCAGCAACACCTAATTGTTGAACGGCAGCAGTTGAATCACCACCACCAACAATTGTAGTTGCATCAGATAGCGTTCCCAAGAACTTACCGATTTCAAGGGTACCTTGCGCATAATTGCTCATTTCAAAGACACCCATTGGTCCATTCCAAACAACGGTCTTAGCATCTTTTAGTACTTTTTCGAATAACTCAATTGACTTAGGTCCAATATCAAGTGCCATGTAACCATCAGGAATATCATTATCAACAGTCTTGCTTTCAACATCATTGCTGAACTTTTCAGCCACAATAGAATCAACAGGCAATACTAGCTTATCGCCAGCCTTTTCAATAATTTCCTTAGCTAGATCAACTTTGTCTTCTTCAACCAATGAATTACCAATCTTGATACCCTTAGCAGCATAGAATGTATATGTCATTCCACCACCAATGATAACTTTATCAGCTTTACTCAATAAGTTGTCAATGACACCGATTTTGTCTGAAACCTTAGCACCACCCAAGATAGCAACAAATGGATGGGCTGGATTATCAACGGCACCACCAATGAACTTAATTTCTTTTTCCATTAGGAAGCCAGCAGCAGCTTGGTCCATATTTGAAGCAATACCAACGTTAGAAGCATGGGCACGATGAGCCGTACCAAATGCATCATTAATGAAAACATCACCAAGAGAAGCCCAGTATTTACCTAATTCAGGGTCATTACCTGATTCACGTTTAACATATTCGCCATCTTTAACATCTTCATAACGAGTATTTTCCATGACAAGGACTTCACCATTTTGTAATTTATCAATTGCGTCTTCAAGTTGTTTGCCTTCTGTAGTGGGTACAAAAGTAACAGGCTTGTTTAGCAGATTAGATAGTCGTTCAGCTACTGGGCGCATTGATAACGCTGGCTTGTCTTCTTCTTTTTTTATCCGACCTAAATGTGAAAGTAGGATAGCACGGCCGCCATGTTCAAGCACGTATTTGATGGTAGGCAATGCAGCAACGATACGGTTATCATTACCAATAACGCCATCTTTAATGGGAACATTAAAATCGACCCGCATTAAAACTTTTTTACCTTCAAGTTGTAAATCTTCAACAGTTAATTTAGCCATTTAATTTTCCTCCTATTGGTTCAAACAAAAAGTGAGAGGAGTTATCCTCCCCCCACCTTTGATGAAGCTTCTTATAAAATTAAAGTGTGGCAAACTTCAATAGTGTACGGATCATGTTACTTGTGAAACCATATTCGTTATCATACCAAGCAACAGTCTTAACTAATTGAGTATCACCAGCAGTAGTTACTTCTGTTTGTGAAGGATCAAATACTGAACCATGAGTGTTACCAATGATATCAGTTGATACGATTTCATCTTCAGTGTAACCATATGCTTCATTACCTTCAGCATGCTTCTTCATTGAGGCATTGATTTGGTCAGCTGTAACTTTCTTATCAAGCACAGTAACTAATTCAGTCAATGAACCATCAACAACAGCAACCCGTTGTGCGTGTCCTTGCAATTTACCCTTCAATTCTGGAATTACTAAGCCGATTGCCTTAGCAGCACCAGTTGAATGAGGAATTGTATTAACACTAGCGGTACGGTTGTTACGCATCTTGCTACCACGAGGGCCATCAAGAATCATTTGTGTTGATGTGAAAGCATGAATTGTGGTCATAGTTCCTGCTTTAACGCCAAAGTCTTCATTTAAGAAGTAAGCCATTGGTGCTAAACAGTTTGTTGTACATGAACCAGCAGAAACGATCGTGTCATCACCGTTAAGGATGTCCAAGTTAACACCTGGAACAACAGTCTTAATATCACCAGCTGGAGCTGAGATCAAGACACGTTTTGCACCGGCATCAATATGTGCTTGTGACTTTTCTTTTGATGTATAGAAACCTGTACATTCAAGAACAAAGTCAACGCCGTCATTCTTAACCCAAGGAATATCTCGTGCGTCACGGTCTGCGTAAACTGGGTATTCTTTTCCATCAACAACGATTCCATTATCCGTTGCACTAACTTCACCAGGGAATGCACCGTGAGTTGAATCATACTTTAATAAGTAAGCCAACATTGAAGGTGTTGTTAAGTCGTTGATAGCGACCACCTGAATATCATTTGACTTAGCGCCGAGTTCGTGAATCCGACGGAAAGCTAAACGACCGATACGGCCGAAACCATTAATACCAATTTTTACAGTCATACTGCAATTTCCTCCTTTAGGAAAATAAGTTTTGTTTTAAAAACGTACTTG
This window encodes:
- a CDS encoding helix-turn-helix domain-containing protein, whose protein sequence is MKLIFDATQLNQLFGKELQNKRKLHRLSTHELSAQLQKHYDISVSAMTISRVERGSVVSSDKLFAIARFLDINLNEFINYLPSADEKLK
- the gap gene encoding type I glyceraldehyde-3-phosphate dehydrogenase — translated: MTVKIGINGFGRIGRLAFRRIHELGAKSNDIQVVAINDLTTPSMLAYLLKYDSTHGAFPGEVSATDNGIVVDGKEYPVYADRDARDIPWVKNDGVDFVLECTGFYTSKEKSQAHIDAGAKRVLISAPAGDIKTVVPGVNLDILNGDDTIVSAGSCTTNCLAPMAYFLNEDFGVKAGTMTTIHAFTSTQMILDGPRGSKMRNNRTASVNTIPHSTGAAKAIGLVIPELKGKLQGHAQRVAVVDGSLTELVTVLDKKVTADQINASMKKHAEGNEAYGYTEDEIVSTDIIGNTHGSVFDPSQTEVTTAGDTQLVKTVAWYDNEYGFTSNMIRTLLKFATL
- a CDS encoding phosphoglycerate kinase, which translates into the protein MAKLTVEDLQLEGKKVLMRVDFNVPIKDGVIGNDNRIVAALPTIKYVLEHGGRAILLSHLGRIKKEEDKPALSMRPVAERLSNLLNKPVTFVPTTEGKQLEDAIDKLQNGEVLVMENTRYEDVKDGEYVKRESGNDPELGKYWASLGDVFINDAFGTAHRAHASNVGIASNMDQAAAGFLMEKEIKFIGGAVDNPAHPFVAILGGAKVSDKIGVIDNLLSKADKVIIGGGMTYTFYAAKGIKIGNSLVEEDKVDLAKEIIEKAGDKLVLPVDSIVAEKFSNDVESKTVDNDIPDGYMALDIGPKSIELFEKVLKDAKTVVWNGPMGVFEMSNYAQGTLEIGKFLGTLSDATTIVGGGDSTAAVQQLGVADRLTHISTGGGASLEYLEGKTLPGIAAISEK